The following proteins are encoded in a genomic region of Hymenobacter siberiensis:
- a CDS encoding DUF4394 domain-containing protein, which translates to MFALGYVAATTQVQLYILNATTGALTTVGTALTLNLGTNTTRIGFDFNPTLDRIRLTDNNKSNFRLNPTNGALAATDGNLAYATTDANAAATPNIGAVAYTNSMAGPLATATTLYNYDLSLNILTTQNPPNNGTLNAVGASGITANATASSLDMDIYSSVAGTNTACSLQKQSL; encoded by the coding sequence TTGTTTGCCCTGGGCTACGTTGCGGCTACCACGCAGGTGCAGCTCTATATTCTGAACGCCACTACTGGCGCGCTTACTACCGTAGGCACGGCCCTCACCCTGAACCTGGGCACCAACACGACCCGCATCGGCTTCGATTTTAACCCGACCTTAGACCGCATCCGCCTCACGGACAACAACAAAAGCAACTTCCGCCTAAACCCCACCAACGGCGCGCTGGCCGCCACCGACGGCAACCTAGCCTACGCCACCACCGATGCCAACGCCGCTGCTACGCCCAACATTGGGGCCGTGGCCTATACCAACAGCATGGCCGGCCCCCTGGCCACCGCCACCACCCTCTACAACTACGACCTGAGCCTGAACATCCTCACCACTCAGAACCCGCCCAACAACGGCACTCTAAATGCGGTGGGCGCTTCGGGCATTACGGCCAACGCCACGGCTTCGAGCCTGGACATGGATATTTACTCGTCGGTGGCCGGTACCAACACGGCCTGCTCACTTCAAAAGCAGAGCCTTTAG